The DNA sequence TGCCCAGCATTGTAAAGGGAAGTTTTGACCAGGATAGGTAAAGAGTGGAGGTCCTGGACCCAGCTGTAGCTGGCATCTAATTTTATTCCCTATCAATCAGCAGGATCAAGGAGCtgatgctgtatcctgcagatacctgaacttctgatctcggaagctaagcaaggtcaggcctggttagtacttggatgggagactgcctgggaataccgggtgctgtaggcttataccatagtctttcgagactgaaggttgccaaccaaccagttagAACAATTAAAACTGTAAATGCTGAAGTTattaagaacacacacacatatgaagaaacctgctggatcagactaaaagGTTCAACTTGCTCAGCTGCTGATGTATCCAAATTCTTTtttaagccagtggccatcaccacatttggTGGCAGCAAGTAAATTTTGCACTGTGAGAAGAAAcactttttgtctgtcctgaatctactgccacaCAATTTCACTAAATACTATAAACTTCCAGTCTTATGAGAAAGAGAGACTACTGAACTAAATGGGTCCAATGATATTAGGCTGCAGTgcttacacacttacctgaggctaagccccactgaaccacaatgggacttacttctgcgtgaacatgcataggattgtgctgtaagtcagcttcatatgttcctgTACACTTACTGAGGCATTTGTTGCTGGCAAATGAGCCGAGGATTTGGTCACAGTCCTCCTTCCGATTGCCACTGTTCTCACAGGAGCACCATAGCGTGACATCAACACTGGAATTGCTGATGTAATTGGGGGTCATGGATGTGCCTATTCCAAGTACCAAAAAGACAAGATCAGCTCATGTGTAGTCAAGGATGAAGGAGACTAGATAGAGAACCATCAGGCTAGGCGTGCAAAGGATTTCTTTCGGGCACAGAATTCAGCATCCTGAGAATTTCAACCTTCTTTCAACAAAACACAAGTCTATCAGTCATCACTTGGGGAGAAAAATCTAAAAACCCTTCTCTTAATTCTCCTTGTCAAGTCAttccatgctttaaaaaaaaatcaaaatgattTGAAAAGTTCAGTATAGagtaaattatgcaaaattaaGCGCATGCATGCAAATATATTTAATGTATAGTATGTATTCTGATTACAAAGTAATTACAAATAGAGACATCAACAATATATCAGGGGTGAACAGCCTCATATATTGGTAACAAATTGTAAGAAATAAGCTCTACCTCGCTGGATTAAAGTCCTAGTCCAGCCAGATAACACATAAGCAGGGCACAATGATGATAACGATCTGCTGTTTTTGTCCCCAGTATATTTATTTTGGGAGTTggggttccatttagctatcatagcTAATAACCATATATTAATGCTACTGTTGCACCCTCAACCTTACAATAATTCAAGGAATAGCAGCTCACATTGTCCTTTTCTCTTTCATGCACCTTAAAAGCAAGGTATTTTATAGCTTTTCCTCTAGACATGTCTAAAGGCATAATCCACATCAAACTTCCCAATGACTTCCAATAGGCTCAATACATACCAATCATCCCCATGTAAGCTTCGAGGCATGCAGCATGGCTGGATTGAGAACAGCCATCAGAGGAAGTGCCTGAAGGCCTGCAATGTTCCTGGAAGTCAGCCAGCCGGGATCTGGTGGAAGACAGACTATCAGAATTCGGCCTGTCTCTCATCTATTCTGTATGCAATATGTAAAAGTACATATTTATATGTATCATTGGGCCTGACTACACATTCCATAACTGTGAAACCCTTACTGCTAAATAAGGCACCCAGCCTTATTATAGAACTGACTGCTCCTGGCTCACAAACAAGTAACTGGAGAataaagtggttcccaaatatacAGAAGTTGCCCATCCTTGAGCCAAGTGACAGTGcttcttttctctttaaaaacagCTACAGACAGCACTGTAAAAGTAGAATTTTGATACAGTCCAGCACTATATAAAATGTTAGGCTCTTGCACAAAGGCAGTTAAACTCTAATGTGAACGATGCACTTCATGAACTAGGAGAAGCAAATAAAACAGTATTGTGCACACAAAACCCTTAATTTATTTCCAGTTTGTCCTATGCCTTTGGCGTTAAACCTACTTGCAGACATTGTCCCTCAGGCACGAATCCAACAGGAGGAGGCAATTTGGTTGGGTGCTACTTTGAAAAGAGCACTCTGGGACAATGGTGTTCCGGCGTCGCTCCCCACAAAGTTCATCTTGACAGGGACAGAAGAGAAGCCTCTTGGTGAAATCCATATTGACCCTCTCAAAGAAGTGTCTCAGTCCTCTGTGGCATTTGCGCAGATcacaggggtgctctgcagtgcAGGTGGAGACATACGATGTGCGCAGACGCACACACTTGTGGTCCAGGTGGCAAATTTGAGCAATGTGCAAGCAAGCACTAGGGTTGTCCCCAGCTATACCTGGGCCTGAAAAGTCACAGAAACACAAGGATAATATAACAAATTCAAGAGATGATTTCTCAGGGGAGGATTAGTGCTAAAAGATACATTATCCTGAATGCATAATGTCACCTGATAGGGTTTTAGTTTTCTTTATAAACAAACTAGTGCTGGGGTGTGAAACATGgcaaaaggatgggggggggggctttagtactttgccctgCTGTGATTTTGATCCCAATTTACCAGTACTCCCACTTCTTCAAGTGAAAAAAGTCTTGCTGCTCACCTTTCACTGAATTTCTTTCCCCCACTAAAAATAGTGTAGGGAGGCATGATTAGGATCAAAGCCAACACAGGGCAAAGTGCTAAAGTTATCCTATCTCCCCACTGCAGTTTCATcttttgtgcccctccccccatcttttaGAAATAAAATTAGAATTTCATCAGGCCATTTTACACACTTAATTTAAGTTACAGTTTGGCCCATTAAGAAGATCTCCACAATTCAGAGATCCATTTAAATAGGAAATCAAGAGGAGCAAAACAGCAATGGTGCATTTAAAAGCATTTCGCACCCAAATCTGTAGTACCGCAGGCACTCaagtataagtcgatctcacagataagtcaagggcaggttttgagccaaaatcatggactatcctatgaccctctgataagttggggattaaacttaggggcacgtctgactatagttttgtctaattttacccgaggccagatcctgaaaaataatctaccagtaattgttacccaaaAACTAtacagcctctaatttattaaaaatatagtagaagatcataagatacatttttattcattaacttttttaatttgggtattcacaacctttttgtaagcactatcggagtaagtgtactgtaaacataccagtagaaccattaatcaaattcttctttaaggtgcctggtgtgttaagccagagcctctacatataacacataaccaggagtgtgcaattcaatccaCAGTGGAGAGACatgcaacaaggaatgagcatgagcaaacACAGCTACActtagttgcaaccctatttactcagaagtagaccccactgCTTTCCACGGATGAGGAGAtaatctaagcttgatttattggcagaaatttcgcaccttataggtgagtatctatggtatttctTGAAGTATCTGGAAGAAAGGTTTCAGCAAAGTTTCTTAAGTCTTAGCTGTTTTGCCAGCAAGCTAAAAAAAATTCTACATGATGATTAGCATTTATAGACAAAGCAGAATGATGCCAGACTATTCACTAATATTTTTCCTCTACTCTTGTAAGTGGCTCcaaagaaagagaaatgaaacaaaatgagcTCTACCTGAAACCAGAGTTGCAGCAAGTTTACTGTACTTGGACTTGGACAGTTCTTCATTTCCTACATCTTCGTATGGAGATGCCTCAAAACGAAAATCACCTGTGTTAGGTGAAAGATACATTCATATCTAAAATGTGTATCCAAATGTTCCCAGACATTTAAAACAGACACCAGCTTCAAGGACTATATTGTTTTCTCTCATTCTAGTAAAATCTCTCATCGAATTTATTTTATAATGACTCCCTCTCCCTATTTCTTTAGCTGACATTGCCCTCTTCAGCACTTTTTCCAGATTCTTCTATTCTGAATGAGTGACGTTGACTAGGTGGACTCTTTTCTTCCCCAACTCTAACTGTGCTTGGGTCAGATTAATGTGGACTGAGGATTTCAAAACAATATTATTACTAACAGAAGGTAAGATTGCTCAAATCTGATCTTTCTAGAACACAGTTAAGTGAAGCAGATAGCACTCATCTTTGGAAAATTTTACAAGACCTCACCTGGTCTGCAAATCAAGAAACTTTGCTAAATCTGAACTATGCAGATTTagccctgattttagaaatgggttatgtatcagaatgccagatgcaagggagggcaccaggatgcaggtctcttgttatctggtgcgctccctggggcttttggtgggccgctgtgagatacaggaagctggactagatgggcctatggcctgatccagtgaggctgttcttatgttcttaccaaaaCTGTTAGTGAACTCCTAATTAGATTTTTAAGGTGGTTTTTCGGTTTGTTTTTGGTCAATGATCTAAGCATTTACAGACAGAGCAGAGTAATACGTACATGTACAATTCAGTCAAAAAAAGCATAAAAGGTTTAGCATCTTAATATGCTCAGTATTAGCAAACATTCAGGGGTTTTATCTAAAACAATGGAAATAGTAAAATATCCTGGTTTTTAATTCATTATTGTTCAAAGCATTAAGTGCAGAGTATGGGGTTAAGATATCTGGACTAGGAGCCTACATCTCcctcataagaacttaagaagagccctgctggatcaggccacaggtccatctagtcctgcttcctgtatctcacagtggcccaccaaatgcttcagggaacacactagacaacaaacacaacctgcgtcctggtgccctcccctgcatctggcaatcagaggcagcctgactCTAAAACCaagaccttgcacatacctactatgacttgtaacccataatgaacttttcctccagaaatttgtccaatcccctcttaaaggcatctaggcaagatgtcatcactacttcctgtggcaaggagttccacagattaattacacactgggtaaataaatattttctttactctcctaactctcccaacactcaactttagtggatatcCCTCTTCTTCTGAAGTTTTAATGTTGACACTAAAAACCTTTCCTTTTTGAATGAGTATGGGGTTTTGTGCTCTGTGTACCTGTATTTGTATGGTTTTGCACAGAATTTGGCAAGGGCTCTGATTTCTTAAGGAATTCaggtttaattttaaaaaaggtcTGGTTCTTATTACAGAGAAATATCATTTAATACATTGGAACCAGTAAGACATTATGATTAGTGCTGCCAGGCTGCATCCCTGTGAAGGTTCCCATATTCTTAGAAATCCAGCTCTTCATTTCCATGGAGGCTTGCACCATATCTCTTATGCAGACACATCCAGTGGCCTGTACAAGCACAAATGTCATTTATCTGTGCCTCTTTAAGCCACTGGAATATGTATGTAGAGGTGCACTGTTGAAACAGGAAGAACCAGGTTCTGCTGTCTCCTCTGTTGGTCTCTCTCTTTCACTTCATCACAACTTACGGGAGAGGTACAGTGCACGCTTCCACAGAGACAAAGGACTGGCTTCATATAGCACTATTTCCCtaaatggaaagaaaagaaatgtaaAGTAACAAGTAATTAAATATTCTGTGCTCCCTCCAGAATAAAAGAATGAGAGCctaatctatgcatgtctactcagaagcaagtcccatgatagtcattggggcttacttccaggtacatgtggataggactgcaccctaaattagGGGAAATTCaccagccatgccaacaagggaAGCAACAAAACTAGTTGCACCTGCAAACAAGATTCAGCATTACAAAGGACCCCTGCTGAATGGAACTTATTTATGAGTAGACATATAAAAGCATCTTAGCCATGGGAATGGGAATTTCTAGATAACAAAGCACTATGTTAAATGCCAAGTGAAATTTCTGTTGTAATTCCATGTCCGGCTAATTGTGAAAAAGCAGTGCCTCAGCAGCACTGAAGGGCTCTAGTGTGGAAACAATCCTGAAGGCATGCAGGGGAGAGGGGTGCAACAGGCAGAAAGAGGAAGAATATACTCCTTTCCAATATTTGTCCTTGTTTTGTCCAATACTTTGTCCTCTATATTTGTATGATGTATTGTTTCAATATATTGTCTCTAGTCACTTGCCTTCCCAAACCTGGCAGATCCATCTGACAGCCAGTTCCATGGGCACAACAAacagaaaaaacaaaaatattcaaggccactgctgctgtttccaCAGGACTTCCTAGCCCTAGGAAATCTTAGTATTGCAGCACTGGTAGATCACTGTGCCTGCCCCCTACATGGAGCCAACAATGGAAATCAAAAATGCAGTGGAAACAGCAGTTTCTTCCACCCACTGACTCCAAGGAGCTGGAAAAGAGAAAGATCCAGGAGAAGCTGCTTCTAATGCCACCACCTTCAGGTATTTGATGGAAGCAGCTGTACCTTCCTGTTCCTCTCCAAGGAAAAGGCAGGTGAAGAGAACAAGAGTTTGAGGCATGGGCTGATGGCCTAGtgggcttcctccctgcccaaaaCTCTAGTGCTCTCCAATAGCTGCTGAGCACTGAAGATGATGCGTCTGGAAGACAAGGTCAGTTGGACCCAACTATGAAAACCAGAGTGCAGCAACTTTGGTTAGGTGGACAGAATAGGTGACAACTTAGCAGTCCCCCTCCAACTTAATCTGTTTCAATTcttgctccaccccccccccccacatatgaTAACATTGGCCTTATGGTTCAAGTCTAGTGCACATGTATTCACTGTGCACTGTTCACTGGGCAATCACGGAGTGCTTGCAGGAACCAGTCCTCAGTGCATTAGGTCTGTGATGGCAAACCCTGCACACTGGGGTACACATGTGTTCACAAACAGGTATCTGATGCACAGTATTGTTTTCTGACAACCTAGATAGTTAGTGGCTACTGTCAGGGCTCCCAGCAGTCTAAAGTTTGCTGTTTCCCTGTCCTCCCTCACGGCCCCTTGTTCCTGTCcttactttgtgaacttttttttcctttatgatCTTAGCTGTTGCTAAAATAAACCTCCAACTTCTGCAATCAAATACACTAATTACATAGGATTATACAAAAACAATGCAACCTGCATTATGTATTGTGAGTATGAATGAAAACTGGGTTTCCATAGTGCAAAATTTGAGtgaacaaggaggaagaggggaagcATACCCAGTCTTGCAGTAGCATTTAGCATATGCTTCTTTTCAGTATCACACAATACTCCTCAAGAATGGTATACAAACTCTTTTATCCAAGGACAATAACAACCGCAATGTGTTTTCAAACCTCAAAGAACTCCACATCAGGAAATCTCTAACAGTACTGCAGAACCTATGTTTTCTTACTGTGTAATAGCTGATTCACAATGTCCTACTCCTTCTGTCAAAAATGTCCATAGGATGtttcaggttcagttcctggaaaCTCCAGTTAAAAGGGCAGACCTCAGGTAGCAGGCCTGGCAAAGGGTCGCTGTCTACTGCCAGTCACACAATCTTGAACTAGTCAGGCCAATGATCTGACTCTGTGCAAgaatgcttttattttaaaatggtttACTCAATTTTTCTTAAAATATAACTCAAAGCAGCTTGTATCAAACACTGAACAATACCATACTGACTAAAACAAAACGGAATATCAACAATGAAAATAAAGACAAAGCACATAGCCAACCCAGGAAAAACTCATAAAACAAACAGAGCAGAACACGGGCACAGAAAACAGTTTGTCTCACAGGCCCTGTGAAAGAGCCAGGTTTTGACCTGGTGTCTGAAAGCCCACAATGCTGGAGCCTGGCAGACCTCCCAAGGGACAGCATTCCACAACCAAGATCGCTTAGCTCCTAGACAGGGTCACCTGGAGCAAAACCTCAGATACAGAGAGAAGTACATGATGTTTGAGAGCATTAGGTACTCAGATTCCAAGCCATTTAAGACTTCAAATGCTGAAATCTTAGAAACTAACAGATAACCAGTGGGTAGATCATACAAAATCAGAACTACATGCTCCAATAGAAGGGTTCCAACTACCAACCTAACAGCAGCATTTTACATCAGTTAACCCTTCTGAATGATTTTCAAGGGCGGACCCAGCCCTACACAGAACACATTACAGCAGTCAAGCCTTTTTAGTTATCATGAGTCAAGGATTCTCTTCTCACAGGATAACAGCTCAGCTCAGGGTTGAGTACATGCTCTGCATGTAGAAAGTTCCACATTCAACCTCCAGGTAGGGAAGAGACAGATTCCTGTCTGGAATCATAGAAAGCCACTGAAATAGTCAGACCAACAGTCTGACTAAGTATAAGGGGGCTTCCTGTGTTCCAAGATTTCAGGTGTTGTTTAGGAGCACACAATTAGAACTCCCAACTTGTCTGCTAGTAATTCCGCAAAACAAAGTGTGACCAAAGCTTCCATCTCTTTCCATCTTCCAACCCCTACtaattgggtaaggggcactttttcaagtgggtgctcctttgtttagcagggggagagtaactggcccacctcaccccagcactgtctgttctagtggctgtctgctggtattccttggcatctttttagattgtgagcccttttgggacagggagccatttagttatttgatttttctctgtaaaccgctttgtgaacttttagttgaaaagcggtatataaatactgttaataatcatcatcatcatcatctcacctGGTGTTAAGGTGGAGTGAACAGACCAGTAGATGCGCAGGCATTGCTCTTCCTGCTTTCGTGTGCGCCGGTGACACTTGCATCCTTGAAAATTATAGTTTTTAATTACTGTTTCTGCCTCTAGGCATCTGTTTCTGGCTTCATGGCCCAGGGACAAGAGATTGCTCTTAGAACAGTTTTCCAGAATCCGATAGGTGTCATTGCAGGCAGGGTCAGCAACACAAAGACTTTCAGCTGTTATGCAGTTATTTGGCTGTTCAGGGGACAGAGCAAGGAAGCCTCCTGTTCAGGTAGAGGAACAGCATTAGCATTTCATACATTGATACTGCAGTTGGCCACTGCTCTCCCTAATTGCACGTTTCTAAGGAAGcatgttcttttcttctcaataaATTAATCTGGAATTTTTATAATACTTTGGTATTGTTTTAACACACATTACCATGGGTTAAAATGAATCATCATTCAATTTCAAAAGCACTATCTCAAGACCATTTAAAATGGATTAGCTCATAGTTATGCTTTACCTATCCTTTTGTTCATATTACCAGGATAATGAAATAGAGGGTACCTTGCATTTTATTTCACTCTTCTGGAGTATATTTGTGGGAGAGTTTATGGAACTCTAGATTTATCTGTGCTTGCTACCTTAATCTTTAGTAAAAAGAGAAATACCATTATTTGCAATAAATGCTTttagaaagagaagaaaatgccCACACTTTAACCACTCTCTTCATGGCAGATTTTGTTTGTTGTAATAACATTGTCTGTCTGAAATAGAATGATGGTTTGGTGCTGAATTCTGCTGGAATTGACTTTTGGGTGAAAAAATATGCGACTCCTGGACACGTGTGTGTAGGATGGCTGATCTTCCAATCTGTTTGAGTCCAACACTCATCTCAAACACACATCCTCAGATGTCAACTGCAGACAGATTTCATGGTATCACCTCTGACACCTCACAACAGTCAGCAGTAAATGAATTTATTTCAGATCTGTCCAGTTGCTACAGTGGTCTCTTATCTGAACATCAGGGACAAGGAGATGGCAGCAAAATGAGTGATAATTGAAGGACAGGTGCTCTTAGCTCATTCTTGGGACATAACACAGAGGCAAAACTGTTTTTGAATTTCTGCCATATATAACCTTGGGCCTGTTCTTGAATGCTGGTGTTCCTGCTGACCATTACTCTCTCTTACTTTTTAGGATTTGGCTTTACAATCTGCAGTCTTCATTATAGGTTAGTTATAACTTTTAACCCCTTGCTGTACTTATTACAAACTTGCAAGGGGCCTTTCTGAAATTATAAGCAATTCAAAAAAcctcagggcaaaaaaaaaataaggcattGTACTAACTTTATACCAGGTATTTTATTTTGAAGTAACTATGCTGGGTGACATTCAACATAGGAAATCAGTCAGTGTTTGTCCAAACTTGTATAAGAGAATTCATCCACACACTGTAATTGACATTTCACGGTTAAACACAACTAATCCATGATTTCAATATGACTCAGAAGTCAGAGACTTTGTGGTCACGGCTGGTCAACAGAACAAACTATCTCATAGAatcatattttttatttataaataatttatacatttatttataatCATTCACATGACAAACTGAGGTGGCCCTCAGGGTGGCCACCATAAATGTCTTTAAAATACATGAGCTGTAACCATGAAAACTAACATGTGAACAGTTTAGAGAAGTTGCAAGACTTCTATGAGATAATCATTACCTCCACAATATAAAAGTAACATTACATACCACTGACTATCATATTATCCATTACTAGTACCCTTTGAGAAGCAAAGAGATGAAAAAAtaacagaaatggtttaaaactGATTTCTTGAATAATTTCAACGTAGGAGTGAATGAATATTGACAGTTCTAAGCTACTGAATTCTGTTCCCACACATATTGAAAATCAATAGAACGTTGCCAATAATTATTCTTTATTATTTGCAATAGGGAGTAACCACCACCTATCACGCCGCATATGACACAGGTATGATCTTACATATTTGCTATGGGTAGACCCTTTGTGAAATATTTTCAGTAGTATATACTCAAAATGTGTGTAATTTCTACATTCTGCATTATAATTTTGGTAATTTCTGCTTTGTTACGCATTCCTTGAGGAAAGATATTTCCTTCCCTGTAACAATGTACATATATTGCAGACATACATGAAGCAGTCTAGAACTGTCTTTCCATAGAAAACTTATACTGAATCAGGTCATTGGTTAATCTCTGGGTCAATACTGTCAACACAGGCTGTTTCCAAGACTCTGCCCTACTTGGAaaagccagggattgaaccagggaacTTCTGCACGAAAGAGTatactctaccactgaactattaTCCTTCTACCTAAGTGAAAGACATCAGCTCACTGCCCAAGTCCAAAAATGTTAATTGTATTATAGCCTGGAATGAATCACATGCAAATGTTTTTAACACAGGGTAGAAAGCAAAATGGGGTTCTTGCTCATGACAGAATACCTTTGACCTGTGCATGTGTCAATGTTGTTAatgaagagaaaagaaagaaaaaagctatTCTAGCCagtatgtattttatattttgcatacaactgaaaacaccccccccccccaaaaacaggTTTTGATAATATTAGCACATATTAATTTGCATTGTTCTGGTGTCTGATGCAATGTTAAAGCATGCATTTATTGACAAATGACTCTCTTCCCAGGCTCATTGCAACATTGAAAGCAGAAGTGCTCCTGTTGGATGTACCCAAGGACCACCTAATTTAGCATCTGTATTCAATGATGGTCACCCAGATCTCCCTGGGAAGCTCAGCAGAAGGGCAGACAAAACTAATGTCTCCTGTTGCTTGCCCTTGAAACCTCGAGCACAGGAAGAGAGGCAATTTTCAATCCAAAGGCATACTCCAGCCAATGTGGAGTGGCAGGTATAAGCCAAAGCCGACAGCTTTCCATTCAAAGGAGCTCTCCGAAAAAGACTGCAGCAGACTTAAAATGCATGCCACTATATGAGAACAAGTGGTGACCCTTGCAGGCTGCAGCTGCCAGCTCTAGTCCTTTGGGGACGAAGCACCCCTGGTGCCTGCAACTGACTTGGCACAAACCCGCCCAGGAAAGTTGCCCCCttgacttagagcccaaccctacgcctgtctactcagaagtaagccccattatagtcaatggggcttcctccaaggaacgtgtggataggattgcagccagagagcccaagcctatgcctgtctactcagaagtaagtcccattcgcgtcaacggggcttgctcccaggaaagtgtggataggattgcagccttactactCAGGTCTAAACCCTCCGCCCGGATCGCCTTCCCTGCTGCAAAACAGTTGCCTCCAAGCGACAGACTTTCCCCTCCAGTTAGCAAGCCATTCGCGGGATGGGACGCGAGCGCTCTTGCCTGCCCTAAGCCCGACCCGGCTCTCCAGGCGCCCAGTCTCCTCGCCTCTGAACGCACTCCACGAGGGGAGCAGACGGGCACCAACGGTCTCCGCGCGCCGCCGCCTGCAGCTCTGAGAACAGCCGAAACGCTGCCTGCCTGGCGAGGAAATCTGGCCAGCCGCGCAGTCAGCCGCCCTCCGACGGGGGCAGGGTCGCGCCTCCGCGCCCTGCCACGGAACCGGCCCCGCGTGGGGTGCGCGGAGGTTTGCAGAGAGCCCGAGGCTCGCTTTGCCTTTGGCAAGGGCTTCGCGCGAAGCaaggccagcccagcccagcggcTGAGAGCCGACTGCGCCCTTGCggtccaatcctaagcatgtctactcagaaggcagactcattgtgttcagtgagacttactcccgggaaagtacagacaggagtgcagccttagagccccatcccaTGCATGTCTCTAAGTAGTCAATggtgccaggaaagtgtgggcaggattgtagcctccACCCGCCCCAGGAGCGCTGAGGGGGCAGGACAGACGTGCCAGTGCCGGGACAGGCGAGCGAGGCATGCAGCCAGCCTGATCCCCGCTGAAGGGGCGCGCTACTCCCCGCGCCGAACGCTCCCGGGGGCAGCCAACCCAGCCAGCCGCCCCCTGGTGCCAAGCGCCccgcgcagcgcagcgcagcccCACGGAAAAGCAGGCACGGGACCGGGCTGAGCGGCACTCTTCCgcacttttacctgggagtaagccccactgactcaaatgggactgacttctgagtagacatgcctaggattgggcttggaGGCTCCCTTCCCACCCAGAGCCGCTATCGACGGCGCTGGCTCCC is a window from the Tiliqua scincoides isolate rTilSci1 chromosome 2, rTilSci1.hap2, whole genome shotgun sequence genome containing:
- the GFRA3 gene encoding GDNF family receptor alpha-3; the encoded protein is MGLPLLLGLLLSRTGGFLALSPEQPNNCITAESLCVADPACNDTYRILENCSKSNLLSLGHEARNRCLEAETVIKNYNFQGCKCHRRTRKQEEQCLRIYWSVHSTLTPGDFRFEASPYEDVGNEELSKSKYSKLAATLVSGPGIAGDNPSACLHIAQICHLDHKCVRLRTSYVSTCTAEHPCDLRKCHRGLRHFFERVNMDFTKRLLFCPCQDELCGERRRNTIVPECSFQSSTQPNCLLLLDSCLRDNVCKSRLADFQEHCRPSGTSSDGCSQSSHAACLEAYMGMIGTSMTPNYISNSSVDVTLWCSCENSGNRKEDCDQILGSFASNKCLRNAIQSQMNLDQVNTEYQEELQFTPSINIQGDGTSTVLTAKMVWEHAEKIKPEVLMPNGISFSNSAQLSSLTVTVTFFVLLLVSL